A portion of the Roseimicrobium gellanilyticum genome contains these proteins:
- the ptsP gene encoding phosphoenolpyruvate--protein phosphotransferase gives MSEDEDIKIPGRATSPGLARGKAFVHRNILDALSEPRAIATHQIEREFDSVDHALVSVLEDLKLSALRIEQHSGPKLAAIFGAHEAMLQDASLRSEIRSQIEDKLVGAAQALAHVFQRWEQKFRAHPKQLVQERADDIADLEGRLLRAIAGVKTTALEMMPKGRVLVAHRLLPSETVALPDLDVAGIVLEFGGPGSHAALLARALGIPTVAQIAGATTNISDEQELIVDGDSGQIVLNPSVEALKSFEERRSHIHTLRKSARQSARVVAATMNGQRVEVLANVSTRRDVAVAEETGADGIGLYRLEQYYLSRNTPPSTAELLSELNAMFSGFGSKPLTVRLLDLGADKPVSYLNFPVEDDPFLGCRGVRLLLRFPELLDAQLKALLQFGLSREVHVLVPMVTLASEMEEIRKKMCSIAEQEGIRRLPKLGAMIETPAAALGVEEIIKHADFLSIGTNDLTQYTMAAGRENPLVNDYFIEDHPAVLRLIRMVVAEAGDTPVSICGELAGHLNAIPTLVHLGVRTLSVAPPLIPDVKQAIRTISSA, from the coding sequence ATGAGTGAAGATGAAGACATCAAAATCCCAGGTCGCGCGACGTCCCCCGGCCTGGCGCGCGGAAAGGCGTTCGTACATCGCAACATCCTTGATGCCCTGAGCGAGCCACGGGCTATCGCCACTCATCAAATAGAGCGTGAGTTTGACAGTGTGGATCATGCACTGGTTTCAGTGCTCGAAGACCTCAAGCTTTCGGCACTAAGAATTGAGCAACATTCTGGGCCGAAGCTCGCTGCAATCTTTGGAGCTCACGAGGCCATGCTTCAAGACGCCAGTTTGAGGAGCGAGATTCGCAGTCAAATTGAGGATAAACTCGTCGGGGCCGCTCAAGCCTTGGCGCATGTTTTCCAGCGGTGGGAGCAGAAGTTCCGGGCACATCCTAAGCAGTTGGTTCAGGAGCGGGCCGATGATATCGCTGACCTTGAAGGTCGCCTCCTCCGGGCCATCGCGGGCGTGAAAACAACCGCTCTCGAAATGATGCCAAAAGGAAGGGTACTCGTCGCGCATCGGCTGCTCCCTTCGGAAACAGTGGCTCTGCCCGACCTTGATGTGGCCGGAATTGTGCTGGAGTTCGGGGGGCCAGGGTCTCATGCAGCCTTGCTCGCACGAGCTCTCGGAATACCTACCGTGGCCCAAATCGCAGGAGCAACGACCAACATCAGTGATGAACAGGAACTCATCGTAGACGGGGACTCCGGCCAGATAGTCCTGAACCCGAGCGTTGAAGCCTTGAAGAGTTTTGAGGAGCGTAGAAGCCACATCCACACCCTGAGGAAAAGTGCGAGACAAAGCGCCCGTGTGGTGGCCGCTACCATGAATGGTCAGCGCGTGGAAGTTTTGGCCAACGTAAGCACACGTCGGGATGTGGCCGTCGCCGAGGAAACGGGGGCCGACGGCATCGGTTTGTATCGCCTTGAGCAATACTACCTCTCACGCAACACTCCGCCATCGACTGCAGAGTTGCTATCGGAACTGAACGCCATGTTTAGCGGATTCGGCTCGAAGCCACTAACGGTGCGTCTCCTGGATCTCGGTGCCGACAAGCCGGTTTCCTATCTCAACTTTCCCGTTGAGGATGATCCGTTTCTCGGTTGCAGAGGTGTTCGCCTCTTACTCCGTTTTCCTGAACTATTGGATGCACAACTGAAGGCCCTCCTGCAGTTTGGTCTGAGCCGCGAAGTCCACGTTCTTGTGCCAATGGTGACATTAGCTTCCGAGATGGAGGAAATACGGAAGAAGATGTGCTCGATCGCAGAACAGGAGGGCATTCGACGACTCCCAAAGCTGGGAGCGATGATTGAAACCCCGGCGGCCGCACTTGGCGTGGAGGAAATCATCAAACACGCCGACTTCCTCAGCATTGGGACCAATGACCTCACGCAATATACCATGGCGGCGGGCCGTGAAAATCCACTCGTGAATGACTACTTTATCGAAGATCACCCTGCCGTGCTTCGGCTGATACGGATGGTGGTTGCAGAAGCGGGTGATACGCCTGTGTCCATCTGCGGAGAACTTGCCGGGCACTTGAATGCCATTCCAACCCTCGTGCATCTCGGGGTTCGAACGCTGAGTGTGGCGCCACCACTGATTCCGGACGTAAAGCAGGCAATCCGGACCATTTCCTCAGCTTGA
- a CDS encoding fatty acid desaturase, translating into MPTAPELEEWKDVVRKYQDPTVSGSVWQLTNTLVPYVALWVFMYLLLGISWWLVVPLAVLAGAFLVRIFVIFHDCTHGSFFKSRRANEVVGFIAGVLTFTPYHHWKWEHSIHHASAGNLDRRGMGDVWTLTVHEYLEASRWKRFSYRLSRSPVILFVVAPLTLFLILHRLPARDAKERERCWVHVTNLGIVMLACLLAWTFGIKAYLIIQFIVLLVASTAGVWLFYVQHQFEDVYWERHPEWDFAEAALHGSSFYKLPKILQWFSGNIGFHHIHHLSPRIPNYRLEKAHKAEPLFQAVKPLTLGRSMKSLTFRLWDETRKKLVGFKAAKAARRQLDQSRSGKSEASSKERPHQE; encoded by the coding sequence GTGCCAACTGCTCCAGAGCTGGAGGAGTGGAAGGACGTTGTACGCAAATACCAGGATCCGACGGTTTCAGGAAGCGTCTGGCAGCTCACGAACACACTGGTGCCGTACGTTGCTCTGTGGGTGTTCATGTATCTTTTGCTTGGAATTTCCTGGTGGCTGGTGGTTCCGCTGGCGGTCCTTGCAGGCGCGTTCCTCGTGCGGATTTTTGTCATCTTCCATGACTGCACGCATGGCTCGTTCTTCAAATCTCGACGGGCCAATGAGGTCGTGGGATTCATCGCTGGGGTACTCACTTTCACACCCTATCACCACTGGAAGTGGGAACACTCCATTCATCATGCGAGCGCTGGTAATCTGGACCGAAGGGGCATGGGAGATGTTTGGACTCTGACGGTGCATGAATACCTTGAAGCGTCCCGATGGAAGCGCTTCTCCTACCGGCTCTCCCGCAGTCCCGTCATTCTCTTTGTCGTGGCTCCGCTGACTTTGTTCCTTATTCTGCATCGACTTCCAGCCCGGGACGCAAAGGAACGCGAACGGTGCTGGGTGCATGTCACCAATCTCGGCATCGTCATGCTGGCCTGCCTGCTTGCCTGGACCTTTGGCATCAAGGCATATCTCATCATTCAATTCATTGTTCTACTGGTGGCCAGCACTGCGGGGGTGTGGCTCTTTTACGTCCAACATCAGTTTGAAGATGTCTACTGGGAGCGTCATCCGGAGTGGGATTTCGCGGAAGCCGCTCTCCATGGCAGTTCCTTCTACAAGCTGCCAAAAATCCTCCAGTGGTTCTCGGGAAACATTGGGTTTCACCATATTCATCACCTGAGTCCCCGCATACCAAATTACAGACTCGAAAAAGCCCACAAAGCCGAGCCCCTCTTTCAAGCCGTCAAGCCCTTGACCTTGGGCAGAAGCATGAAGTCGCTCACCTTTCGTTTGTGGGACGAAACCCGCAAGAAGCTTGTGGGCTTCAAAGCGGCCAAAGCGGCTCGAAGGCAGTTGGACCAGTCGCGGAGCGGCAAGAGCGAAGCATCGAGTAAAGAAAGGCCGCATCAGGAATGA
- a CDS encoding zinc-binding metallopeptidase family protein — protein sequence MQRFICNCGNVLFFGSARCLSCAAEVGFDPQNGRMMHLSATRGLKLCENGTRYGVCNWLVGADSGNSLCLACRMNQLVPDLSWDRNRFLWGRMETAKRRLIYTLLGLGIPLPSKSEEPQTGLSFEIVSTVLNPSVTTGHLNGVITVNLEEADDTYRQINRQQLGENSRTLLGHFRHESAHYLWGRFLSSLDWGDPGRVAFRERFGNEWLDYGVALGSHYRLGAPRGWEQRFISAYAASHPWEDWAETWAHYLQMIDGLETCEAMGIQVKNLNLPLVVTPSEAGFLPGCLPQSPSDDDAFLAMLQRWTCLSRALNEIASSSGEPILYPFVVSTTVAQKLRLAHFFAVLWGTRTRL from the coding sequence ATGCAACGATTCATTTGTAATTGTGGAAATGTTCTATTCTTTGGCAGCGCACGTTGCCTGAGTTGCGCGGCAGAGGTGGGGTTCGATCCTCAAAACGGGAGGATGATGCATTTGTCTGCGACGCGGGGATTGAAACTTTGCGAAAACGGTACGCGATATGGAGTTTGCAACTGGTTGGTGGGCGCAGACTCCGGCAACAGCCTTTGTCTTGCCTGTCGCATGAATCAATTGGTGCCGGATCTAAGCTGGGATCGGAACAGGTTTCTTTGGGGACGAATGGAGACAGCAAAGCGAAGGCTCATCTATACCTTACTGGGGTTGGGCATTCCGCTGCCTTCGAAGTCCGAAGAGCCGCAAACAGGTCTTTCGTTTGAGATTGTGAGTACGGTGTTGAACCCTTCCGTGACCACAGGCCACTTGAATGGCGTCATCACCGTGAATCTTGAGGAGGCAGATGATACCTACCGCCAAATAAACCGCCAACAACTAGGCGAGAACAGTCGCACGTTGCTTGGTCACTTCCGGCATGAAAGCGCACACTACCTCTGGGGCCGCTTTTTATCCAGCCTGGACTGGGGTGATCCGGGTCGAGTGGCCTTTCGCGAGAGGTTTGGCAATGAATGGCTGGACTATGGAGTCGCCCTAGGCAGCCACTATCGCCTCGGAGCGCCAAGAGGCTGGGAGCAAAGATTCATCAGCGCCTATGCCGCATCACATCCATGGGAGGACTGGGCGGAAACATGGGCGCACTACTTGCAGATGATTGATGGGTTGGAGACCTGCGAGGCCATGGGCATTCAGGTCAAAAATCTCAACTTGCCACTGGTCGTGACACCCTCCGAGGCCGGCTTTCTCCCCGGTTGCCTCCCACAGTCTCCCAGCGATGACGATGCTTTCCTGGCGATGCTGCAGCGTTGGACGTGCCTCTCGAGGGCGCTCAACGAAATCGCGAGCAGTTCAGGCGAGCCAATTCTTTATCCGTTTGTCGTTTCAACCACCGTCGCACAGAAACTGCGGCTGGCCCACTTTTTTGCCGTCTTATGGGGAACACGCACTAGGCTCTGA
- a CDS encoding DUF932 domain-containing protein, giving the protein MYQQETPLKRPKCNLILHCGGREASLDEVKRVRTPRPTETWQPIPHLNLINEVQDTLSKTNLTIGAVAHSLSHNGSRYFGLMEVQGKQASDDYTWVLGLRNSHDKTFPAGLVAGASVFVCDNLSFGGDVKFARKHTRHIVRDLPFITGRAIGQLMEKWHHQDKRIAAYKKADLDDIQAHDLVIRATDVGVCSNRLIPSVLHEWRKPRHSVFEERNVWSLFNSFTESLKDGSLAELPKRTEALHGLLDVHVGLN; this is encoded by the coding sequence ATGTACCAACAAGAAACACCCCTCAAAAGACCCAAGTGCAATCTCATCCTGCATTGTGGTGGTCGAGAAGCCAGCCTCGATGAAGTCAAACGGGTCAGAACCCCGAGACCAACTGAGACCTGGCAACCAATTCCCCACCTCAACCTCATCAACGAAGTCCAGGACACCCTCTCCAAGACCAACCTCACCATTGGCGCTGTCGCTCACAGCCTCAGCCACAATGGAAGCAGGTACTTTGGTCTGATGGAGGTGCAGGGCAAACAAGCCTCAGACGACTACACCTGGGTTCTCGGTCTCAGGAATAGCCACGACAAGACCTTCCCAGCTGGTCTTGTTGCCGGCGCCTCAGTGTTCGTCTGCGACAATCTCTCCTTTGGTGGAGATGTGAAGTTCGCCCGGAAACACACCCGCCACATCGTTCGTGACCTGCCCTTCATCACCGGTAGAGCCATTGGCCAATTGATGGAGAAGTGGCATCACCAGGACAAACGCATCGCCGCCTACAAGAAAGCTGACCTCGACGACATCCAAGCCCACGACCTTGTCATTCGGGCTACTGATGTCGGCGTGTGCAGCAACCGCCTGATTCCATCTGTGCTGCATGAGTGGCGGAAACCCAGGCATTCCGTTTTTGAGGAGAGGAATGTGTGGTCGCTGTTCAATTCCTTCACCGAAAGTCTCAAAGACGGCAGTCTCGCAGAGTTACCGAAAAGGACGGAAGCCCTCCATGGACTGTTGGATGTTCACGTGGGATTGAATTGA
- a CDS encoding DNA polymerase III subunit beta, protein MHPITLPVSELKPALAGLGKIIVNKSTLPVIKTLKIERTPDGWICLTATDLDRFVTVRLEQPTKGEPLSLLITFEELSKLTKSSNKGDSIHLESSAKEDVILRFNLGDQLGETKVQSFPLQEFPAIPRIQANPVPVNESFRLALHEAMACSSTDESRYVLNGACIDVSQPKAHYLVGTDGRHLFSSNSFNLPFQKSIIIPKHKFLGWKDFNLDGAWQMKLSDASDGKNQLLQISSRRWRFITRLIEGNYPNWRQVIPNPREAKTILTLDPDKLDAVIQLIERMPNHDEQYHTLGIEYQGMQCRLVYKSTAEAPWTHVPLPHCKAEGKPVTIFVDRRLLLKALQFGLSTIGIIGELSPLRFYLGGRQIIVMPVRPDGPASSQPKAPAPSPRETPIPAFSPSPTPPERKHQPMPNNHQPEQQPSELTPAATLIEQAITVVDEIRVCHLQSNEKLRDLGTKLRNIQRSQKSGTKEMQTLRQHHRGLQSMRI, encoded by the coding sequence ATGCATCCCATTACCCTGCCCGTCTCAGAGCTCAAACCGGCTCTCGCTGGATTGGGCAAAATCATCGTCAATAAATCCACCCTCCCCGTCATCAAGACCCTCAAGATCGAGAGAACTCCTGATGGCTGGATCTGTCTCACGGCTACTGACCTCGACCGGTTCGTGACCGTGCGCCTAGAACAGCCCACTAAAGGAGAACCTCTATCCCTGTTGATTACATTCGAAGAACTTTCCAAGCTCACCAAGTCCAGTAACAAAGGAGACAGCATCCATCTTGAGTCCAGCGCCAAGGAAGACGTCATTTTGCGCTTCAACCTCGGTGACCAGCTCGGAGAAACCAAGGTACAGTCATTCCCGCTTCAGGAGTTCCCTGCTATCCCCAGGATTCAGGCAAACCCTGTACCGGTAAATGAATCCTTCCGTCTGGCCCTCCATGAAGCAATGGCCTGTTCCAGCACCGACGAAAGCAGGTATGTCCTCAATGGCGCCTGCATCGATGTCAGCCAGCCCAAAGCTCATTACCTCGTGGGCACGGATGGCAGGCATTTGTTCAGCAGCAACTCCTTCAACCTACCCTTCCAAAAGTCCATCATCATCCCGAAACACAAGTTCCTGGGGTGGAAAGACTTCAATCTGGACGGTGCATGGCAAATGAAACTCTCGGACGCTTCGGACGGCAAAAACCAACTTCTCCAGATCAGTAGCAGAAGATGGAGATTCATCACGAGACTCATCGAAGGCAACTACCCGAACTGGCGGCAGGTCATTCCGAACCCACGAGAAGCCAAGACCATCCTCACCTTGGATCCCGACAAGCTCGATGCCGTGATTCAGCTCATCGAACGGATGCCCAACCACGATGAGCAGTACCACACCCTTGGCATTGAGTACCAGGGGATGCAATGCAGGCTGGTCTACAAAAGTACTGCGGAAGCTCCCTGGACTCATGTTCCCCTGCCCCACTGCAAAGCCGAAGGAAAGCCGGTAACCATCTTCGTGGATCGCCGGCTCCTCCTCAAGGCGCTGCAGTTCGGCCTCAGCACCATCGGTATCATTGGTGAACTCTCCCCGCTCAGGTTCTACCTCGGCGGAAGACAAATCATTGTGATGCCGGTGAGACCTGATGGGCCAGCTTCATCACAACCCAAGGCTCCGGCGCCATCACCCAGGGAAACGCCAATACCTGCATTCTCACCATCTCCAACACCACCAGAAAGGAAACATCAACCCATGCCAAACAATCACCAGCCAGAACAACAGCCTTCAGAACTAACACCGGCAGCTACTCTCATCGAACAGGCCATCACAGTCGTAGATGAGATTCGAGTCTGTCATCTCCAGTCCAATGAGAAGCTCCGGGACCTGGGCACCAAGCTGCGCAACATCCAACGCTCCCAGAAATCCGGGACTAAGGAGATGCAAACCCTCAGGCAGCATCACCGCGGTCTCCAATCGATGCGCATTTGA
- a CDS encoding dsDNA nuclease domain-containing protein, whose protein sequence is MLDEFVAKKPRESAGTRSSNRFDYQLSWAFCLLLNMEKSGRDYLLVLDYHDDVVVFDSETAPSKADFYQVKTDTRNRWTLTRLLEKAGDSTHSILGKLYGHRLEFAQKASTLNFVSNQLFSLKTLKSPDRASDVELCTLAELCADSLLEIKHQLKAEHALSEDPVIGLEVILKREEIIAAGHKLYAEGALSRFLSEQYGNKPYSVSHAFTALIDLLRRRSHCEDELTSVQDLKLKKSVGRAEFRALIEKVGQSASSETWRTMEALLIQGGTNMLKLSRYKNAWNTREVELLDPSNLVVQSTQREIERVVERVIEAAPDASIVDWLNEANTQCLPVLERLGVPLGDDQMTGAILSSISTEFQ, encoded by the coding sequence ATGCTCGATGAGTTTGTAGCAAAGAAGCCGAGGGAGAGTGCAGGAACGCGCTCGTCCAATCGGTTCGACTACCAACTTAGTTGGGCATTTTGTCTACTGCTGAACATGGAGAAATCAGGTCGTGACTATCTCCTTGTTTTGGACTATCACGACGACGTGGTGGTGTTTGACTCGGAAACTGCTCCGTCCAAAGCAGACTTTTACCAAGTGAAGACTGACACTCGGAATCGCTGGACGCTAACAAGACTTCTCGAGAAGGCAGGAGATTCTACACATTCAATTTTAGGAAAACTTTACGGCCATCGGTTGGAGTTTGCTCAAAAGGCAAGCACGCTGAATTTTGTATCCAACCAGCTCTTTAGCTTAAAGACGCTTAAGTCTCCTGACCGCGCGAGCGATGTCGAACTGTGCACCTTGGCGGAACTCTGTGCCGATTCCCTCCTTGAAATTAAGCATCAACTTAAAGCCGAGCATGCACTGTCAGAAGACCCTGTCATAGGGTTGGAAGTAATTCTGAAAAGGGAGGAAATAATCGCTGCAGGACACAAATTGTATGCTGAAGGCGCCCTGTCTCGCTTCCTGTCCGAACAGTATGGGAACAAACCGTACTCTGTCTCGCACGCTTTCACGGCACTTATAGACCTCCTGCGCAGGAGATCTCATTGCGAGGATGAACTTACTTCTGTGCAAGATTTGAAACTGAAAAAGTCGGTGGGGCGGGCCGAGTTCCGAGCATTGATTGAAAAAGTTGGTCAATCTGCCTCATCGGAGACTTGGCGAACAATGGAGGCGTTGTTGATCCAAGGCGGAACAAATATGCTTAAGCTCAGTCGTTACAAGAACGCTTGGAACACCCGTGAAGTTGAATTGCTAGATCCATCGAATTTGGTTGTGCAATCAACACAGCGTGAGATAGAGCGCGTCGTTGAAAGAGTAATCGAAGCGGCGCCCGATGCCTCAATAGTTGATTGGTTGAACGAGGCGAACACACAATGCTTGCCCGTGCTAGAGCGGCTTGGCGTGCCT